The proteins below are encoded in one region of Apium graveolens cultivar Ventura chromosome 4, ASM990537v1, whole genome shotgun sequence:
- the LOC141720809 gene encoding uncharacterized protein LOC141720809, with translation MTLFRSISITTPASSSSEPLFYHMGGKNTPDKSRMSTLGLIPNAASSGSSMSSGSAIDYTGEQLIGAKPKPKRRKIAGIDQHELLEPALLADPDSCFYEFKGLQIHYKVCEAESEASPDETISQLPDQIIELGIPMILLHGFGASLFSWSRVMKPLAQLTHSSVLAFDRPAFGLTARVSPFEQLSLSQKGTKPLNPYSTTFSALATLNFIDFFKSDKAIIFGHSAGANVAVQAYLEAPDRIAALILVAPAILAPPFQQKVDTKVQSTEDKQTQRDASNSEVPANPLIRICNTLSKLYRYIAQAMSYVVKTVVDFFKSLYRKALLAFLRSTIAVILIRIIIDKFGEPAVQNSWYDSKKITDHDLDGYKKPLRAKGWEKALLEFTAATLADSASESKPASARLSEISCPVLILTGDCDRLVPSWNAKRLSQSIPGSCFELIKNCGHLPHEEKPDEFLSAVANFLYNTFGNLQAQPEQALT, from the exons ATGACACTTTTTAGGAGCATTTCCATAACAACACCAGCTTCATCTTCCTCAGAACCTCTGTTTTATCATATGGGTGGGAAGAATACACCTGACAAATCAAGAATGTCAACACTTGGTTTGATCCCCAATGCTGCCTCCTCAGGCTCTTCCATGTCCAGTGGCTCTGCTATTGATTATACAGGAG AGCAACTAATTGGAGCAAAGCCTAAACCAAAAAGGCGTAAAATTGCTGGTATTGATCAGCATGAATTACTCGAACCAGCACTTTTAGCTGATCCAGATAGTTGTTTTTACGAGTTCAAGGGGTTGCAGATACATTACAAGGTGTGTGAGGCAGAATCAGAAGCCTCACCAGATGAAACAATTTCTCAGTTGCCCGACCAAATAATAGAACTCGGTATTCCTATGATCTTGCTACATGGATTCGGAGCCTCACTTTTCTCCTGGAGTCGAGTTATGAAGCCTCTGGCTCAGCTCACTCATTCAAGCGTTCTCGCCTTTGATAGACCAGCCTTTGGCCTGACAGCAAGGGTGAGTCCGTTTGAACAATTGTCTCTTAGTCAGAAGGGTACAAAACCCTTGAATCCTTATTCAACCACTTTTTCTGCACTGGCAACGTTGAATTTTATTGACTTCTTCAAATCCGATAAAGCAATTATATTCGG GCACTCTGCTGGTGCAAATGTTGCTGTTCAAGCATATCTTGAAGCTCCTGACCGCATTGCTGCTTTAATTCTTGTCGCCCCCGCCATTCTTGCCCCTCCCTTCCAACAGAAGGTTGACACAAAAGTTCAATCTACAGAAGATAAACAGACTCAAAGGGACGCCTCGAATTCAGAAGTGCCTGCAAATCCACTTATCAGGATCTGCAACACTTTGTCAAAGTTATATAGATACATTGCACAAGCAATGTCCTATGTGGTGAAAACAGTGGTTGATTTCTTCAAATCACTTTATAGAAAAGCATTATTAGCTTTCCTACGATCCACCATTGCTGTGATTTTG ATAAGGATTATAATAGACAAGTTTGGTGAACCTGCTGTTCAAAATTCTTGGTACGATTCAAAAAAAATCACAGACCATGATCTGGATGGTTATAAAAAG CCACTGAGAGCAAAGGGCTGGGAGAAGGCACTTCTTGAATttacagcagcaactcttgccGATTCTGCATCTGAATCCAAACCAGCATCGGCAAGACTGAGCGAAATTTCATGTCCAG TTCTCATTCTGACCGGAGATTGTGACCGGCTTGTTCCCTCTTGGAATGCCAAGAGACTGTCACAAAGTATACCTGGATCTTGTTTTGAACTTATAAAGAATTGTGGTCATTTGCCGCATGAAGAAAAACCAGATGAATTTTTGTCTGCAGTTGCTAATTTCCTGTACAACACTTTCGGTAATTTACAAGCTCAACCAGAGCAAGCATTAACTTGA